In Lolium rigidum isolate FL_2022 chromosome 7, APGP_CSIRO_Lrig_0.1, whole genome shotgun sequence, the DNA window ATGAGTTCGTCAACATGGGCTAGAAGAGTGATCTGGATTGGCCAAAGAGGCATTGGCATACAAAATCACTGGCAACCATCCAAACAAAGACATAAGTTTTGTCCATGACCAAAATATGAGTAGGGGGACCTCTAGGGTTCGCAATAGCCGCTCATTTCTCCCCACCTCGCTCTCTCCCAACCTTATCCCCTTGAGAGTCTCCTCcctccccctggctcctctccccctcctctccggcggcctcgccggccggaggggATGTGGGAGAGGAGGCCGGTCTCCTGTATATATTAGTAGTAGGTTTAGGGTTTGTTCCTTCGTGGAGTATGGCGTTATGCCGTGGCGGCTGATGCTCCTAGTGCTTTTGCGCAGCACTGGGTGGTGGCTGGCGGCGCTCTCCGGCGGATCTCCGTGGTGGAGGTCGGTTTCTGGAGGCGGAGCTGACCAAGCCGTCTTCAATAAGCGCGGTGGCGAACCAGAGCGGGCAGATTCTGGTGGTTCTTCTTCTGCTATTGCCCATCGTGGGGATGGGAAAGGCAGAGGGATAGATCCTGGATTCCGTTGCCGATTTGGGAAGCGGGATCGTCCAGCAGCTGCAACCAAGGAGATCATCAGGAGCACACCCTCGGCGGCAACTCGTCGACGGCAAGGTGCTGTCCTGCCGCCGACTCTCATGGCCGAAGGGCGGACGCTCCGAGCGCTGGCTCCGGCAAACTGCCGGTGCTACCTCAACTACTTCCTCCAGGCCAAAGAGCCAGAGGGGAAGATCTTCCTCAACACCGTCAATGCGTCCATCACCTGCCCTGTCCCAAGTGGTTCCGTCCCCGGTGACGGCGTgggtggccatggcggcgagCTTTTCGTCAACTTCGGTGGAGAAGGACTCGATGGCGTTTCCACATTTCTTTTCGGGGTCCTTTGTGAAAAACTATAGGGTGTTTTTGTAATTTTATTTCTCTTTGAGTCCCTCTGTGTAACTTGTAATCCCACCGCTCCTTATTAATGCAGTTTCTGGGGCCTTCTAGGCCCTCCCTGTGTTAAAAAAAAATGAGTAGGGTGTTGGCCACAATCCAAACAATGcgggaaactctcatttgcaactagttgcgtccgcaccccattttttgttgtgacacttctaagtttccaaaaaatgcaaactaaaattctagacatacattgtgttgtgtcttgtgcatctgtgaagtttcatccaaaaatatgtcaaaatgtgacatgtgtaaaaaagagaagacgtaCGTAAATAGTGTCACGTACAATTTAcaaatcatttgttctttttgtgtaggccacattttgacatatttttggatgaaatttcACAGATAAACAagatacaataaaatatatgtctagaattttagtttgcattttttggaaacttaaaAATGTCAGaacaaaaatggggtgcgggcgcaactagttgcggaatatcccctCTCAAACAATGCCCAATCTCTGGGCGCGGGGAAGCGCGTCAAATCCTTCTAGTTTGCTGCATGTTTTCTGTTTCTCTCAGTCAAAAGTCTGTTTTGGTTGTTGTAGCCTTGTAGGCTTGTAGCTAGCGGTGGTACGTGTTGCTGAATCTTCTCTGTTTCTGTTCTGTCAAGGTTTGTGGCCCTCTGCTGAGACGACGAGCGGCCGTGTGCCTCGGGTCACGAGATCTAACGCCCGGCGAGGGTTGCGAACCATATATCTCCTTGGATAGAGAGAGAAACAGAGAACATTCAGCAACATGTACCACGGCTTGACTTGGACCAAGACCAACAGTTCAGTGTGAAATCTCGTGAGGACTAAACCTTGACACTAAGGCTCGATCGACTCGAAGCGGCCCTATTTATAGAGAAGCTTTGTAGCTAGTGTGGCTCAAACAGCAAACCCATCAATGGCTACCAACACCCGGTCCGCGAGCTTGCTGCTGTGCTTGATCGCCATTGTGTTGCACTTCCAGCTCTTCTCACTTGCAGCTGCCGCACCGTCACGCAGCAACAAGACCCGAGACGACGGCCATGGCGGCAGGACGCTGAGCTTCACCCTGTACCAGCAAGAGACCATCAACAAGACCGCCTACATGGTGGTCGACGGCGTGGCCGGCGCAGCGGTCAGCCAGACCACCACGCCCTTCGGCACCGTCTACGTTTTCCGCGACAACCTGACGGTGCACGCCGACAGGGCCTCCCCGGTGGCCGGCGTGGCGGAGGGGACCTCCATCACCACCAGCCTCGACGGACTGTTGAGCTTGTCGCTGGCCAAGATCACGATCCACCACCGAGGTCACCGGGGCTCCGTGTCCATCCTCGGGGGAACGTACAACATCGGGCCGTCCGACTACCCGGTGGTGGGCGGCACCGGTGACTTCGCGTATGCCGTGGGCTACGTCCGGTCGTCGCCGGTGGACCTGCGGGGATCCACGGTCACGTACAAGTTTGAGCTTCAACTGTATTGGCCCCCGTACGCGCCTTACGCTCCAACTCCGCAGTAGCCCT includes these proteins:
- the LOC124674108 gene encoding uncharacterized protein LOC124674108, which encodes MATNTRSASLLLCLIAIVLHFQLFSLAAAAPSRSNKTRDDGHGGRTLSFTLYQQETINKTAYMVVDGVAGAAVSQTTTPFGTVYVFRDNLTVHADRASPVAGVAEGTSITTSLDGLLSLSLAKITIHHRGHRGSVSILGGTYNIGPSDYPVVGGTGDFAYAVGYVRSSPVDLRGSTVTYKFELQLYWPPYAPYAPTPQ